A region from the Actinoplanes sp. OR16 genome encodes:
- a CDS encoding DinB family protein, translated as MGTDWNTQLRQQLDQHWRSRLRPRLEGLTDDEYFWEPAPDAWSVRPRGTSSARMSAGGGDMLIDWAYPAPDPAPVTTIAWRLGHIIVGVLGVRVARHFNGAPMDYLRHEYAGTAAGALAQLDAGYTAWTKGVTELGDEGLLRPSGEEGYGDDTMAALVLHINREVIHHGAEIALLRDLYLRR; from the coding sequence ATGGGCACAGACTGGAACACTCAACTGCGCCAGCAGCTCGACCAGCACTGGCGGAGCCGGCTGCGTCCCCGGCTCGAAGGATTGACCGACGACGAATACTTCTGGGAGCCTGCGCCGGACGCGTGGAGTGTGCGTCCGCGCGGCACCAGCAGCGCCCGGATGTCGGCCGGTGGCGGCGACATGCTGATCGACTGGGCGTACCCGGCGCCGGACCCGGCACCCGTCACCACGATCGCCTGGCGTCTCGGGCACATCATCGTGGGGGTGCTCGGCGTCCGGGTGGCGCGGCACTTCAACGGCGCGCCGATGGACTACCTGCGCCACGAGTACGCGGGCACCGCCGCCGGCGCCCTGGCTCAGCTCGACGCCGGCTACACGGCGTGGACCAAGGGCGTCACCGAGCTCGGCGACGAGGGTCTGCTGCGGCCCAGCGGCGAGGAGGGCTACGGCGACGACACGATGGCGGCCCTGGTGCTGCACATCAACCGCGAGGTCATCCACCACGGCGCGGAGATCGCGCTGCTGCGGGACCTCTATCTACGCCGTTAA
- a CDS encoding EAL domain-containing protein: MNVRQKLLGGYLVVALLLVATALVAWRADNASAEAAAADEAKRQALGIAADIGNGLPIDTPGEIPIPLYYSQTALDNYLQRMHETQHRDVVVVDSGKYILGDVVQENIGATFDADTGNEVARTMADGVPRVFVEVSEDYPQGIKQVVVPMESAGGASLGAVVLEYTPLYEQMMAGARRAQRIMLTASAIAVLLVLLVGFGVGGSITRRITALTAAARTIRSGDYSLRIPAGGRDEIGTLSRAFNAMAERLERSAREILAKEYTDSILANAGEGICGVDATGRIAFANEAAGRITGVGVSGLLQREATTLLPDAAGGLTVGTREGRLQRPDGTSVRVEYTVSAIEKDERPIGAVVVLRDVSRQRALEYDLRHQALHDGLTGLPNRKLLLDRLEHALARSRASGEQIAVLYLDLDGFKRVNDSLGHNAGDTLLRTAAERLAGVLRSHDTVARLGGDEFAVLLEDAGPAVVESLARACLDALARPFLLHHREAVVTVSIGVVPDAAQYTDADEVLRNADVAMYAAKDEGKNRFMIFETRMHEQLLSRLDQEARLREAVNRGELRLYLQPVAGVPDGRMHGAEALVRWQDPQRGLQQPGSFIPLAEETGMIIEIDRWILREACRVVRQWQDLSPQTAPAFVSVNLSAAHLELPDLTDQVSVALADTGLSPHCLVLELTETVLMRDVAVTSARLEELRRLGVKIAIDDFGTGYSSLGYLRDIPVDVLKIDRSFITGLVGNGRQQELVSAVVQLGHTLGLRVVAEGVEDNDQLSLLTVMGCKFAQGYYLGRPEPAASLYERLNDKALTA; the protein is encoded by the coding sequence ATGAACGTCCGGCAGAAGCTCCTCGGCGGGTACCTGGTGGTGGCGCTCCTGCTGGTCGCCACGGCCCTCGTCGCCTGGCGGGCCGACAACGCGTCCGCCGAGGCAGCCGCCGCCGACGAGGCGAAACGGCAGGCCCTCGGTATCGCGGCGGACATCGGCAACGGGCTCCCGATCGACACGCCGGGTGAGATCCCGATCCCGCTCTACTACAGCCAGACCGCGCTCGACAACTACCTGCAGCGGATGCACGAGACCCAGCACCGGGACGTCGTGGTGGTCGACAGCGGGAAGTACATCCTCGGCGACGTGGTCCAGGAGAACATCGGCGCCACGTTCGACGCCGATACCGGCAATGAGGTCGCCCGCACCATGGCCGACGGCGTACCCCGGGTCTTCGTCGAGGTCAGCGAGGACTATCCGCAGGGCATCAAGCAGGTGGTGGTGCCGATGGAGAGCGCCGGGGGCGCCTCGCTCGGCGCGGTGGTCCTGGAGTACACCCCGCTCTACGAGCAGATGATGGCCGGCGCCCGGCGGGCCCAGAGGATCATGCTGACCGCGTCGGCGATCGCCGTGCTGCTGGTTCTGCTGGTCGGCTTCGGGGTGGGCGGCTCGATCACCCGCCGGATCACCGCCCTCACCGCCGCGGCGCGCACGATCCGCAGCGGCGACTACTCGCTCCGCATCCCGGCCGGCGGGCGCGACGAGATCGGCACGCTCTCCCGCGCCTTCAACGCCATGGCCGAGCGGCTCGAACGCTCGGCCCGGGAGATCCTCGCGAAGGAGTACACCGACAGCATCCTGGCGAACGCCGGCGAGGGGATCTGCGGCGTCGACGCCACCGGCCGGATCGCGTTCGCGAACGAGGCGGCCGGCCGGATCACCGGCGTCGGCGTCTCCGGGCTGCTCCAGCGGGAGGCCACCACGCTGCTGCCGGACGCGGCCGGCGGGCTCACCGTCGGCACCCGGGAGGGACGCCTGCAGCGCCCCGACGGCACCTCGGTACGCGTCGAGTACACCGTCAGCGCCATCGAGAAGGACGAGCGGCCGATCGGCGCCGTCGTGGTGCTGCGCGACGTGAGCCGGCAGCGGGCCCTCGAATACGACCTCCGTCACCAGGCGCTGCACGACGGGCTGACCGGCCTGCCGAACCGCAAACTGCTGCTGGACCGGCTGGAGCACGCGCTCGCCCGCTCCCGCGCGTCCGGCGAGCAGATCGCGGTGCTCTACCTCGACCTGGACGGGTTCAAACGGGTCAACGACAGCCTCGGGCACAACGCTGGCGACACGCTGCTGCGGACCGCCGCGGAACGTCTCGCCGGGGTGCTGCGCTCGCACGACACGGTGGCCCGGCTCGGCGGCGACGAGTTCGCGGTGCTGCTGGAGGACGCCGGCCCGGCCGTCGTCGAGTCGCTGGCCCGGGCCTGCCTGGACGCCCTGGCCCGGCCGTTCCTGCTGCACCACCGGGAGGCGGTGGTGACGGTCAGCATCGGCGTGGTGCCGGACGCCGCGCAGTACACCGACGCCGACGAGGTGCTGCGCAACGCCGACGTGGCCATGTACGCGGCGAAGGACGAGGGCAAGAACCGGTTCATGATCTTCGAGACCCGGATGCACGAGCAGCTGCTCAGCCGGCTCGACCAGGAGGCCCGGCTGCGCGAGGCGGTGAACCGCGGCGAGCTGCGGCTCTACCTGCAGCCGGTGGCCGGTGTCCCGGACGGGCGGATGCACGGCGCCGAGGCGCTGGTCCGCTGGCAGGACCCGCAGCGCGGCCTGCAGCAGCCCGGCTCGTTCATCCCGCTCGCCGAGGAGACCGGGATGATCATCGAGATCGACCGGTGGATCCTGCGGGAGGCCTGCCGGGTCGTACGCCAATGGCAGGACCTGAGCCCGCAGACCGCGCCGGCGTTCGTGAGCGTCAACCTCTCCGCCGCCCACCTGGAGCTGCCGGACCTCACCGACCAGGTGTCGGTCGCCCTCGCCGACACCGGCCTCTCCCCGCACTGCCTGGTGCTGGAGCTGACCGAGACGGTCCTGATGCGCGACGTCGCCGTCACCTCGGCACGGCTCGAGGAGCTGCGCCGGCTCGGCGTCAAGATCGCGATCGACGACTTCGGCACCGGGTACTCGTCGCTCGGCTACCTGCGCGACATCCCGGTCGACGTTCTCAAGATCGACCGCTCGTTCATCACCGGGCTGGTCGGCAACGGGCGGCAGCAGGAGCTGGTCAGCGCCGTCGTTCAGCTGGGGCACACCCTCGGCCTGCGGGTGGTGGCCGAGGGTGTCGAGGACAACGACCAGCTCTCCCTGCTCACCGTGATGGGCTGCAAGTTCGCGCAGGGCTACTACCTGGGGCGGCCGGAGCCGGCCGCCTCCCTGTACGAACGCCTCAACGACAAGGCGTTAACGGCGTAG